The stretch of DNA CGTACCCCTTCATGTCGTTGTCGAAGTAGGCGAAGCAGTCGAGGCCCTGCCCGAGCAGGCGCTCGATCTTGCGCGCCCACTCGTCGAGGGCATCGTCGGTGTAACCGCTCGCATACAGTTCCTTGTCCCCGTGCAACCGGAGGTAGACGAAATCGCTCGTGACCGCCTCCACGAATGGGTACCGGCCCGCCGTGTCGGCGACGACGAACGCGACGTCGTGCGCGCGGAGCAACTCCTTCGCCTCCTCCGCCTCGAAGCTGTGGTGGCGAACCTCGAGCGCGTGACGGACGGGGCGGTCGGCGTCGGTGTCGGTCCACGCCCGGTCTTCGGTGAGCTTGTCGTCGTGCTGCGCTGCGAGCGTCGCGGCCTCGGAGGTCGTCCGCGGCAACAGCTCCAGGAACGCTGCGAGACTCGTCGAATCGAACGCGAGTGTCGGGGGCAGTTGCCACAGCAGCGGTCCGAGCTTGGCGCCCAACGCGAGCACGCCGGAGGCGAAGAAATTCGCCAGCGCCGCCTCGACACCGATCAGCCGCTTCATGTGCGTGATGTAGCGACCGCCCTTGACGGCGAACACGAAACCCTCCGGTGTCTCGTCACGCCACTTCGCATAACTTTTCGGCCGCTGCAACGCGTAGAAGGATCCGTTGATCTCGATCGACGTCAAACGCCCCGCGGCGTAGGCCAACTCCCTGCGATGCGCCAGGCCTTCCGGGTAGAAGTCGCCGCGCCACCCGGGATACGTCCAGCCGGAGATGCCGACTCGGGCCTGCGCCATCTCCCGACCCTAGCGCCGGAACCTATTGCATGTGGCCCGTCCCGGGAGAACCATGGGAAGACCCCACAATCGAGGAGGCACCGATGCCGAGATATCTCTGGCAGGTCACGTACTCACCCGAAGGCGCGAAAGGACTGCTCACCGACGGCGGCACCGCACGACGCGACGCGATCACCCAGATGGTCGAAAGCGTCGGGGGCACAGTCGAATCCTGCTACTTCGCACTGGGTGGCCGGGATCTGTTCGTGATCGGTGACGTGCCCGACGACGTGGCCGCCGCCGCTCTCGGCATCCGCACCACCGCCTCCGGGGCGGCACGGTCGGAATCGGTGGCGCTGCTGACACCGGAGCAGGTGGACGACGCGGTACGCCGCGACGCCGAGTACCGGGCGCCCGGCAGCTGATCGACACCACCGACTCCGCGCGCAGTGCCCTTTTCGCACTGAGGGCGTTTCCCGCCGGCCTCGTCGCACTCGGCGCGGCCGCGACCGGGCAGCACCGGTGGGCAATACGGTGGCAGCTCGAAGCCGCCGACCAGCGGCCCGACCAGTCGCGTCCATCGTCGCCGGTGCGCGTGCTCACGCATTCCGTGCTGTCGCTCCTGGTCGGGACGGTCGCATGGTTTGTCGTGGCCCTGAGCGTGATCGCCGCGTTCCGCGGACTGTTCTATGGGCTGATCACCGACGGTTCCTACCAGCACAGCTGGGGTGGTCCGACGCTCGTGGGCGC from Rhodococcus opacus B4 encodes:
- a CDS encoding GYD domain-containing protein; its protein translation is MPRYLWQVTYSPEGAKGLLTDGGTARRDAITQMVESVGGTVESCYFALGGRDLFVIGDVPDDVAAAALGIRTTASGAARSESVALLTPEQVDDAVRRDAEYRAPGS
- a CDS encoding DUF72 domain-containing protein; the encoded protein is MAQARVGISGWTYPGWRGDFYPEGLAHRRELAYAAGRLTSIEINGSFYALQRPKSYAKWRDETPEGFVFAVKGGRYITHMKRLIGVEAALANFFASGVLALGAKLGPLLWQLPPTLAFDSTSLAAFLELLPRTTSEAATLAAQHDDKLTEDRAWTDTDADRPVRHALEVRHHSFEAEEAKELLRAHDVAFVVADTAGRYPFVEAVTSDFVYLRLHGDKELYASGYTDDALDEWARKIERLLGQGLDCFAYFDNDMKGYAPFDALRLIERLR